In Asterias rubens chromosome 15, eAstRub1.3, whole genome shotgun sequence, a genomic segment contains:
- the LOC117300378 gene encoding uncharacterized protein LOC117300378, whose protein sequence is MMESSIVMESSTIDEESSVTASTSGGNDPQIFNHSIEQKADPQGTFSFGLKEDNTPCHVGLTDKHMGSSLKAIGQEMKTACLEWEQTMVESEQFELFCPTRVDKLLQEAHAMEEHLLRQKEELISRLRNLSQTLQVIS, encoded by the exons ATGATGGAGTCATCAATAGTCATGGAAAGCTCAACCATTGATGAGGAAAGTTCAGTCACAGCATCAACTTCTGGAGGAAACGACCCACAAATATTCAACCATTCCATTGAACAGAAGGCCGACCCACAAGGCACCTTCAGTTTCGGCTTAAAAG AGGACAACACACCATGCCATGTTGGACTGACAGACAAACACATGGGGAGTTCTTTAAAAG CAATTGGCCAAGAGATGAAGACTGCATGTCTGGAATGGGAACAAACGATGGT AGAGAGTGAGCAGTTTGAGTTGTTCTGCCCAACCAGAGTTGATAAGTTGCTTCAAGAGGCGCATGCCATGGAGGAACATCTGCTGCGTCAGAAAGAGGAACTCATCTCACGTCTTAGAAATCTCTCTCAGACCCTACAGGTTATCTCCTAG
- the LOC117299809 gene encoding oxidoreductase NAD-binding domain-containing protein 1-like isoform X2: MSILHSILHRLNSSCSRQATVNKLSSSAFDFTTSTSTSSRKNFGRRMSDHLDRTAHNFRQPGISNATVTELKEVSPSVKFLTLKVANPNFHFKAGQWVDFFISGVRTVGGYSMCTSPKLLRTDSQLGLVIKYSEYAPAFWVHTKCEVGDVVGVRVGGDQINYDPSPGDPSWDVLLLAGGIGINPMYSILQQVRDLHQERMNDPTAYKPGKVELLYSASSMKELIFKESIEAIASGAEDINCHFFVTKEKITPSTHISDKRIDSEAIATAIQRLDKENLRCFICGPPPMIADIETHLEECGIREDQIHCEKWW, encoded by the exons ATGTCTATACTGCACTCTATTCTACATCGGTTGAATTCATCTTGTTCACGACAAGCCACTGTTAATAAACTCTCTTCAAGTGCATTTGATTTTACAACTAGCACTAGCACTAGCAG TAGGAAAAATTTTGGCAGAAGAATGAGTGATCATCTTGACAGAACAGCACATAACTTCAGGCAACCG ggTATCAGCAATGCTACTGTAACTGAACTAAAAGAAGTTTCACCTTCAGTGAAATTCTTGACATTGAAAGTCGCCAATCCTAATTTCCATTTCAAAGCAGGACAATG GGTTGACTTTTTCATTTCGGGCGTCCGAACAGTAGGCGGCTATTCTATGTGCACATCTCCCAAACTGTTGCGGACAGATTCCCAATTGGGGCTAGTAATCAAGTACAGTGAATACGCCCCAGCATTTTGGGTTCATACAAAG TGCGAAGTGGGAGACGTAGTTGGCGTTCGTGTCGGTGGCGATCAGATAAACTATGACCCCTCACCTGGAGATCCTAGTTGGGATGTTCTACTCTTAGCAGGAGGTATTGGCATCAACCCAATGTACTCCATCCTTCAGCAGGTCAGAGATTTACATCAAGAGAGGATGAATGACCCAACGGCTTATAAACCAGGGAAAGTAGAGCTTCTTTATAGTGCCTCTAGTATGAAGGAACTTATTTTCAAG GAGTCAATTGAGGCCATTGCTTCCGGGGCAGAGGACATCAACTGCCACTTCTTTGTCACAAAAGAGAAGATTACACCATCTACCCACATATCAG ATAAACGCATCGACTCCGAAGCAATAGCAACTGCAATACAGAGACTGGACAAGGAGAACCTTCGTTGCTTCATCTGTGGGCCACCACCCATGATAGCAGACATTGAGACACACTTAGAAGAATGTGGCATCAGAGAAGACCAAATTCATTGTGAAAAATGGTGGTGA
- the LOC117299809 gene encoding oxidoreductase NAD-binding domain-containing protein 1-like isoform X1 codes for MSILHSILHRLNSSCSRQATVNKLSSSAFDFTTSTSTSSRKNFGRRMSDHLDRTAHNFRQPGISNATVTELKEVSPSVKFLTLKVANPNFHFKAGQWVDFFIPGMDSFTGFSMSTTMRTFQEEGTFDLAVQKSDHPPTLWVHTQCEVGDVVGVRVGGDQINYDPSPGDPSWDVLLLAGGIGINPMYSILQQVRDLHQERMNDPTAYKPGKVELLYSASSMKELIFKESIEAIASGAEDINCHFFVTKEKITPSTHISDKRIDSEAIATAIQRLDKENLRCFICGPPPMIADIETHLEECGIREDQIHCEKWW; via the exons ATGTCTATACTGCACTCTATTCTACATCGGTTGAATTCATCTTGTTCACGACAAGCCACTGTTAATAAACTCTCTTCAAGTGCATTTGATTTTACAACTAGCACTAGCACTAGCAG TAGGAAAAATTTTGGCAGAAGAATGAGTGATCATCTTGACAGAACAGCACATAACTTCAGGCAACCG ggTATCAGCAATGCTACTGTAACTGAACTAAAAGAAGTTTCACCTTCAGTGAAATTCTTGACATTGAAAGTCGCCAATCCTAATTTCCATTTCAAAGCAGGACAATG GGTGGACTTCTTCATACCAGGGATGGATAGTTTCACTGGCTTTTCCATGAGTACAACAATGAGAACTTTCCAAGAGGAAGGCACTTTTGATCTTGCCGTACAGAAAAGTGATCACCCTCCAACCTTATGGGTCCACACACAG TGCGAAGTGGGAGACGTAGTTGGCGTTCGTGTCGGTGGCGATCAGATAAACTATGACCCCTCACCTGGAGATCCTAGTTGGGATGTTCTACTCTTAGCAGGAGGTATTGGCATCAACCCAATGTACTCCATCCTTCAGCAGGTCAGAGATTTACATCAAGAGAGGATGAATGACCCAACGGCTTATAAACCAGGGAAAGTAGAGCTTCTTTATAGTGCCTCTAGTATGAAGGAACTTATTTTCAAG GAGTCAATTGAGGCCATTGCTTCCGGGGCAGAGGACATCAACTGCCACTTCTTTGTCACAAAAGAGAAGATTACACCATCTACCCACATATCAG ATAAACGCATCGACTCCGAAGCAATAGCAACTGCAATACAGAGACTGGACAAGGAGAACCTTCGTTGCTTCATCTGTGGGCCACCACCCATGATAGCAGACATTGAGACACACTTAGAAGAATGTGGCATCAGAGAAGACCAAATTCATTGTGAAAAATGGTGGTGA